One genomic window of Polyangium aurulentum includes the following:
- a CDS encoding formate--tetrahydrofolate ligase gives MTHTPHGLPLGPQPILDVARELGIAEDHVELYGRTKAKIDLAALSRPTSRAGRLVLVSAINPTPAGEGKTTTSVGLAMGMRRLGKRVALCLREPSLGPVFGVKGGGTGGGRATLVPADDINLHFTGDIHAISTAHNLLSAMIDNATHFGVNLGEKGAIDPRQTTWGRALDMNDRALRNVVVGLGRKADGVPRQDRFDITAASEVMAIVALATGPEDLEARLGRIVIGAATSGAPITAADVGAAGAMTAILRDAIKPNLVQTAEGGPAFVHAGPFGNIAHGCNSVLATRLGLTHGDYVVTEAGFGFDLGGEKFLDIKCRQMGVFPRVLVLVATLRALKMHGGVPVKRAAEPNEVALERGIAHLEKHLETAQFFGLPAIVAINVFPTDTEEELAIVTSAMKARGVSAVRCDGFALGGEGALELAEAVAAAADATDEQPPAPRFAYELTDTLKDKIEKIARTVYGAKDIAFTPSAEREARRIEDLGYRDVPVCMAKTQLSLTDEPTIVGRPRDFTITVREVRLSAGAGFAVALTGDMMTMPGLPRDPAALRIKLLPNGRIRGLMQNDD, from the coding sequence ATGACCCACACCCCGCACGGCCTGCCCCTCGGACCCCAGCCCATCCTCGACGTCGCCCGCGAACTCGGCATCGCCGAGGATCACGTCGAACTGTACGGGCGAACCAAGGCGAAGATCGACCTCGCGGCCCTCTCTCGCCCCACCTCGCGCGCCGGCAGGCTCGTGCTCGTCTCCGCCATCAACCCGACCCCGGCAGGCGAAGGCAAGACGACGACGAGCGTCGGCCTCGCGATGGGCATGCGGCGCCTCGGCAAGCGCGTCGCGCTGTGCCTGCGCGAGCCATCGCTCGGCCCCGTGTTCGGCGTCAAGGGCGGCGGCACCGGCGGCGGTCGCGCGACCCTCGTGCCCGCCGACGACATCAACCTGCACTTCACGGGCGACATCCACGCCATCTCGACCGCCCACAACCTCTTGTCGGCGATGATCGACAACGCGACCCACTTCGGCGTGAACCTCGGCGAAAAGGGCGCGATCGACCCGCGGCAGACGACGTGGGGGCGGGCGCTCGACATGAACGATCGCGCCCTGCGAAACGTGGTCGTGGGCCTCGGCCGCAAGGCCGACGGGGTGCCGCGGCAGGACCGCTTCGACATCACGGCCGCGAGCGAGGTGATGGCCATCGTCGCCCTCGCCACGGGCCCCGAGGACCTCGAAGCGCGCCTCGGCCGCATCGTCATCGGCGCCGCCACGAGCGGCGCGCCCATCACCGCCGCCGACGTGGGCGCGGCGGGCGCGATGACCGCCATCCTGCGCGACGCCATCAAGCCGAACCTCGTGCAGACGGCCGAGGGCGGCCCCGCGTTCGTGCACGCCGGCCCCTTCGGCAACATCGCGCACGGCTGCAACAGCGTGCTCGCCACGCGCCTCGGCCTCACGCACGGCGACTACGTGGTGACCGAGGCCGGCTTCGGCTTCGACCTCGGCGGCGAGAAGTTCCTCGACATCAAGTGCCGGCAGATGGGCGTCTTCCCGCGCGTGCTCGTGCTGGTCGCCACCCTGCGCGCCCTCAAGATGCACGGCGGTGTGCCCGTGAAGCGCGCCGCCGAGCCGAACGAGGTGGCCCTCGAGAGGGGCATCGCCCACCTCGAAAAGCACCTCGAGACCGCGCAGTTCTTCGGCCTCCCTGCGATCGTCGCGATCAACGTCTTCCCGACCGACACGGAAGAGGAGCTCGCCATCGTGACGAGCGCCATGAAGGCCCGCGGCGTGAGCGCCGTGCGCTGCGACGGCTTCGCCCTCGGCGGCGAAGGCGCCCTCGAGCTCGCCGAGGCCGTGGCAGCCGCCGCCGACGCCACCGACGAACAGCCCCCGGCGCCCCGCTTCGCCTACGAGCTGACAGACACGCTGAAGGACAAGATCGAGAAGATCGCCCGCACGGTCTACGGCGCCAAGGACATCGCCTTCACCCCGAGCGCCGAGCGCGAGGCGCGCCGCATCGAGGATCTCGGCTACCGCGACGTCCCCGTCTGCATGGCCAAGACGCAGCTCTCGCTCACCGACGAGCCGACGATCGTTGGACGTCCAAGGGATTTCACGATCACCGTTCGCGAGGTCCGTCTCAGCGCCGGCGCAGGCTTCGCCGTCGCGCTCACCGGCGACATGATGACCATGCCCGGCCTGCCGCGCGATCCGGCGGCGCTCAGGATCAAGCTCCTCCCGAACGGCCGCATCCGCGGCCTCATGCAGAACGACGACTGA